The sequence below is a genomic window from Dictyostelium discoideum AX4 chromosome 5 chromosome, whole genome shotgun sequence.
CATGAATAAAGCCTCATTGGATCGTGGTTTCGGTCGTTGTATCGTATTGAAAAAACAAGTTACCTCAATCAAAAAACATGGTAATGATACATCGGATCGTATTTTCCCACCAACTCCAAACGATTTGAGACAACCAAAATATGGTCTCTTGGATAGTGATGGTATCGCAAAACCAGGTGAACTCGCTCAAAAAGGTCAAATTTTAGTAAACAAATATTCACCATTGAATACCATCGATGCAACACCAAATCCAGAACTCATACCAGACTCTGCCTATAAATCAAGTTATATGGGTTATAAATATGATAATCCTGCATTCATCGATAAGGTCCTTTTGACaagtggtgatgatgaacaATTACTCATTAAAATGTTAATGAGAAGTACTCGTCGTCCAGAGTTGGGTGATAAATTCTCTTCACGTCATGGTCAAAAAGGTGTTTGTGGTATCATTGTCAAACAAGAAGATATGCCATTCTCTGATCTAGGTATTTGTCCAGACATTATTATGAATCCTCATGGTTTCCCATCTCGTATGACTATTGgtaaaatgattgaattgtTGGCTGGTAAAGCGGGTGTCTTGAGTGGtaaatttggttttggtACTTGTTTTGGTGGTGATCGTGTTGAAAATATCTCCAAAGTACTCATTAGCAAAGGTTTCAGTTATGGTGGTAAAGATTATGTTACCAGTGGTGTAACTGGTGAACCATTGGCATGTTTCATCTTTTTCGGACCAATCTTTTATCAAAAACTCAAGCATATGGTCATGGATAAAATGCATGCTCGTGCTCGTGGTCCAACAGTAACTCTAACAAGACAACCTACCGAAGGTAGAGCAAGAGGTGGTGGTCTTCGTTTAGGTGAGATGGAAAGAGATTGTCTCATTGGTTATGGTGCTTCAGCTCTCATCATGGAAAGATTAATGATCTCCTCTGATAGATTCACAGTTTATGCTTGTAAAAATTGTGGTTTCCTTGGTTATGAAGGTTATTGTCAATATTGTAAGAGTAGTGTCGATATCtcaacaattcaaataccaTATgcttgtaaattattattccaAGAATTACAAGCAATGAATATTGTACCACGTCTTAAACTAGTTGATtcttaaaaacaataataaaataattataaaaaaaaaataatacaattaaaaaataataataataataataataataaacataataaaatatattaacaacagcaacaacaacaacaataataatcatttatttttatttttattttattttttttaatttaatttaaaccaAATATTAGTTTTTAATTCATAAGCTTTTTCATCACTTAAATCagcaaaatttaaatcatcaataaatacaccaccattaatatctaataattgaaattttgtttttgttttataacCAAAAGTGTTTAAGATCTTTTCAGATATTTCCATTTGAGTATctgaatatttaattttaacattttgatttttatcaaAGTAACTGAAAAATCCATGATAAATGATTGTTATGGTTTTATGAATTGGTATTGAACCAACTAAAACATAATCACCTGAATTAAATGGTGATTTTACTCTTTGAGAATTGAaatcaccttttttttttaaccatccaccaacaatattaaaattttttccaATTGTATTCATATCAATACCACTTTGAAATTCTAATGCTGGTTGagtttcaaaatcatttgaaaatactctaactttaatattattattattattatttttataattatttttatcattattattattatttggatttggatttggatttgattcatcataattattaaaattatttgaaattgaataatttgaaattccAAGGAATAATGCTGAATTAATTTGTTGTGGggataaaactttaaaatagatattatttggtaaattatttggatcattaattaaagtttcaggatcaattaatgattttgaatttaatgatgaattattatacATTTGAATATAGGGTGACAATTGTTCAACACCAAAtgcaattttaataaatggtCTTAAATGAGTAAATCTCcaaacattttcaaatttaatttcttctttaatttctgaATGACCACAATGTACCCAACAAAGAAATGTTTGTGgtacattttcaatttctggtggtggttgtggtggtgttaAATTAACTggtttttgattatttaataattgcatttgtaattgtttaaattgtTGGAGGTTGAAActttcttctttttgttgttgttgttgttgttgctgttgttgttgttggtgctCATggtgttgaggttgttgatGTCGATTCTTTGGGTGGTGgaaatgttgttgttgtttttgctcttgttgttgctgttgatgATTTCGTGGTGAATCATCAAgatgattttgtttttgttcttGAGAGTATGATATTGAATCGGGGGTTTCATGATATTCTTCATGGTTATGATGTGAATTTGATGTTTTATCACCATCAActtctttattaattgattcattttttgaattatcttCCTTACTActatcattataattattattactctttttattatcatcatttttatttttattattatttttattattattattattattattattatcattattgttaCCTCCATCGCGATtgtttatttcatttttatcataaccattatttgtttcaaaattattttcatcattactattatttttgggACTGGTATTTGGGTCTggcattttaaaaaaaaaattttatttctttttttttaaacaaatataaaattttaaggataaccaaaattatttttatttttataagctggtaaaaaataataaaaaaaaaaaaaaaaaaattgcagAATTAACTCAAATCTCTTTTCCATTGTTAGATAAAAACTCAAGTTTTAAAGTttggaaatttattttattcgattcaatataaaaaataaacaataggttttttttttttttttttttttattatttttattattctgtttaatttttttcttttttaattttatttttaattttatttcattttatttttttatttgaaacatattatttcatttgaaactatttttttttttttttttttatttattattttatttttaaaactattattttttattttttattttttattttatattttattttttttatttcggTTTTTCAAATTGCGTATGTTGCATTTTAACTAACACAATGCTTCTTTTTAGtttaaagaatgaaaaaaaaaataaaaaaaaaaataaaaaaaaaaaataaaaaaaaataaaaaaattaattttttttttttttatttgtgcAATTGATCGCCATCATTTCAgacaaaaacaattaaatacaCTTGAGAATCATAATATCGTCGTCATTTTCCATTATTacatgaaattaatttttcatgtttttattattttattttaatttttttttatttttttttttttattttttatttttttttttattatttttttatttttttttttattttttttttattttttttccaatatttaaattaaaaagaaatctaaataatattattttattattttatgtcTTTTGaacttaaaaaacaaataaattaataaaaacattaattttttcaaataaaaaaaaaaacaaaaaaaattctaaaattatcttggatattattttttttaggtgtgaaaaaaacaaaaaaaaaaaaaaaaacccttcGCAAGGGTAGGTTCAatgttttgaaatttaataaaaaaaaaagatattattttaaaaatttttttttttttttttttttttttttttttttttttatgcaATAATTcgtaattaaaaatcaacatTGTGCAAACCagagaatatttttttttttaaaattttaattttttttttatttttgttttttttaaagaaaatattttaaaagtgaAACAGGATTGTCATTAATCCTGTTGTCTGTTTAAATTTGTCATTAACCtgttgaaaattatttttttttattttttgttttatttttatttattttattttttgtataaaTTCACAcactattttaatttaatttttttttttttttttttttttttttttttttttttttttttttttttttttttttcttttcttttcttctttctttttccttCACCCATATTTAGATATAAAGAGTAATACCTTATTTACCAACAAGTTATAATTCCTTTTTATCATAAGCATACATTTTTTTGTACCACCACTCTTAccagtaataaaaaaaaataaaaaaaaattaattatttacaatcgttcaattttttgatttctcaACACACCCCCACACATTCACATCACACATTATAATTCACACACATTGCGTTTTTACATATATCACCTAAACactaaaatataataaaaatttaaataaataaaaaaattataaaagattaaattaattgattattgatattaaattattttattttttcaattttttcaatttttttttatttttattttttttctaatcaaaaaataaaaaaaaacaaacaaaaataaaaaaaaaacacctaGACCTACAACCACACAACCCAAATATCATAACCTCATATATTCttgttaatttaaattttattttttatatatatttttttttttcctattacatataatattttttatttattttttatttaatttttattatttattttgtattattaataattaaaaataatttttttttttttttttaaaaattatttaaaaaaatggaatcTTCAACAGAACCAAATTTACCATTAAAAGCAGAAAGTGCTTCAATTGGAATTTCAATAACCGACACTTGTAATACAACAAATTTAaccagtaataataataataataataataataataataataataataataataataatccaaataataataataataataatccaaataataataataataataatccaaataataataataataaaaataatccaaataataaaaataataatttaattgttgataatatagttgattataataatttaacagtATCACCATTACCACTTAATAGAAGTAGAAGTAATAGTATGAATAGTGGACCAACAGTTCATGTAATTAGTAGTACTACTGGTAGAGGTAGAAGTAGTAGTATGTCAAATAATAGTATGGTGATTAATCAACCTTGTGGTAGTACTATTACTACAACCAATATCAATtccaataccaataataatagtagtagtagtagtagtagtagtaatagttattataattattttagtaGAAagagtaaaaataataaaaaaattaaagtacCAAGTTCACCAGAATCAATTGGAGGTATGGGAATAATGGGAGGTGGTATTGAAGGTGGTGATAAATATTCATTCGTTTTAACagcatcaccatcaccaaatacctatttcaataataatagtgtaaataataatttggcAAACTTTTCATTAACCGATGAAGGATATCTTGATACGATCGCACATGAGAATTTAAAAGATCCAGCAACATTAATTAGACAAAGAGAGATATCAAGTGAATGGACAAGTAAAATCATACCAACCAATTGTACAACCGATCAAGCTAGAAAGAATCTAAAAGCATTAATAAGAAAAGGTATACcagataaaaaaagaaacctAGTTTGGAAAGCGATCATTGGTACAAATGAAGCCGACCAAACTCATTGTTACAATAGTGCATACTCTTCATCATTTGGTGATGAATCAGATCCAAACATTAGAAATATACCAGCCTTTGGTGGTTTATTCTCACCATCAGATCATTTAATCACTGAACAGGGTGTAAAACAAGTTAAATCCATTCTAAACCTTATTCATACAAATTCACATGTTGAATATTGTCCACAAATCTCTGACCTTGTACATATTTTAATCTCCTTTATGTCAGAAGCAAACACATACACCACAACTTCATTAATCTTAAAAGATGCTGAAGAAAATAGACCTCATAGATTcttaaatattgataaaaaagaatgtgCTAAATTTGTTCATTCTTTTgatcatttaattgaattacatTTACCAAAACTTCATAGACGTAAGTTATTTAAATagtcaattaatttaataatagaattttaaaaactaattttttttttttttttttttttttttttttttttttttttaaattagatATGATTACAATTGGTTTAACAAATTCATTTGTATTTTCAGATGAATGGTTTTCAAGATTATTTGTATCATTTTTACCATATAATACAGTTTTAAgaatttttgatattttattaaatgaaggTTATAAAGTTTTATATAGAATTGGTTTggcattattaaaaactcataaaaaacaattaaagaaacaaaagGATATTGAAAAGTTTTTGTCAActttaaacaaattaaatttacaaatgtTTGATGCTGATGCTTTAATTAAAGTTGCTTTTGAAAGTATCTCTTTAAAAAGAAGTCATTTAGAAGATATCAATGATAAACAAAATCATAAAGTTAAAGATGTACCTGAACCCGCACCAATTTATTATAGATCAAAAATTACAATACCTtctgtaattttaaattctgatgatgtaattattaaattattattattatttattatttatatttaattttataaaataatatattaattttttttttttttttttttttttttttttttcttttctctcTCTCTTCTagtttgaattaatttgGGCATGGTTACCACCAAGATTATCAGTTGCAACACCAAgaaaattattcaattcaGTTACAGATGGTAATAATGttagattattatttgaaagtttAGTTGAACATACTTGTATTTTAGTAGTTTTAAAATCTGATAATGGAAGTATTTTTGGATTTTATAGTGACTCTGAAGTTCAACCAAAGTTTGGTTTTGGTGATAGAAATGTCTTTTTATTCACTCTTAAACCTCATGTTCATGTTTATAAACCAACtgaaaaaaatcaattatataCAAGTTTTAAAGaacaatcaatttcaattggtcATTCaaagtatgtttttttttttttttttaatacaaaaaGTTCttaatattaactttttttttttttatagtttggGAGAGATAGGATTATTTATTGGTGCAgatttaaatggtaaaaCTGGTGCCACGGAAACTTTTGGAAACCCATGTTTGAATGATAAAGATCAACATACTTTCCAAACTATTGTTTTAGAAGCATTCACAATtgaacaataaaaaaatataataacatGTAATTATAACAACAAATACCAACAAtagtaaataattttttagaataatctattttatttttctggaaaaaaaaaaaaaaaaaaacaaccgatgtaaataaatatttttttaattatttcttttttatttccaagatatattttcacaattttttaataatttctttatttttgttttttttattttttttttttataccaaACCTTGagtaattttgaaattgattggGGTGATAAAAAATTTCCCGAacacatttattatttattattacacgATATAATgctttattttcttatttttttttatttatttttctaatgttatttttttaatttcaccatAAAACTCAcctaaatcaatttcaaatttaccatCTTTTTCAACctctttatcaaataaattgcCACGATGTCTTAGTTTTGATTTTGGCAATAGGTCTCTGAAGCTTTTTAAATCactttgatttttaaatatgataGGATTACTTTGGTAGTTTTCTATTAGACTTTTCATAGTCTGATCAGTATCAagattttaatatctttctTTTGTAATAGGTGATGGATAATGGATACATTTCCATTTATAAAAGTATCTGCAAGAATTTTACCTTGTACACTTGTTATATTTGGAGGAATTATTACCTTAGATATAACTGATGAATTAGAACTGTTGtgatttttatcattatcttgTATGTCAATAGAAATTTTTCCACTTTGGTTATTAATGTCCATTCTGAATGgcaattttttttctccaGAGTATAAAGCAACTGATTTTATACGACTTTCtccatttaataaaatttcaggTTCTTGACCAATCTTTTCAATAATGTTTTGATAAACTTCTAATGATagtttttttgtaaaatgtTTCAATTTTTCAACTTGAATGATACTATCGGTGTGTGTGTAGTTATTATCAGATTTACCCTTATACAAATGATCTATGGAATTAGGTGTACTTATACCTTCATCTGTTTCATATGCCacagtttttttatttgcatcaattaaaagagcttttgaatgatttaaattagaTGCAGCTTCACCATGATCGCCTATTTTAGTATTTATACTGTAATTAAGTTCATACATATCactttgattttcttttaataatatttgaaggatattttcaaattcactATCGACCGGGTAAATATGAACTATATTAGTGTTTTTTTCCTATTCCCAGGCAGAAATCGATTTTTTCgaacattatttttttttttttttttttttttaaagaaattaattaaatgaaaGATCTATATTTAGATCTTAGGAAGTTagtctattttattttatttttatctttttcctaaaaaaatcttttttttttatt
It includes:
- a CDS encoding RabGAP/TBC domain-containing protein, with the translated sequence MESSTEPNLPLKAESASIGISITDTCNTTNLTSNNNNNNNNNNNNNNNNNPNNNNNNNPNNNNNNNPNNNNNKNNPNNKNNNLIVDNIVDYNNLTVSPLPLNRSRSNSMNSGPTVHVISSTTGRGRSSSMSNNSMVINQPCGSTITTTNINSNTNNNSSSSSSSSNSYYNYFSRKSKNNKKIKVPSSPESIGGMGIMGGGIEGGDKYSFVLTASPSPNTYFNNNSVNNNLANFSLTDEGYLDTIAHENLKDPATLIRQREISSEWTSKIIPTNCTTDQARKNLKALIRKGIPDKKRNLVWKAIIGTNEADQTHCYNSAYSSSFGDESDPNIRNIPAFGGLFSPSDHLITEQGVKQVKSILNLIHTNSHVEYCPQISDLVHILISFMSEANTYTTTSLILKDAEENRPHRFLNIDKKECAKFVHSFDHLIELHLPKLHRHMITIGLTNSFVFSDEWFSRLFVSFLPYNTVLRIFDILLNEGYKVLYRIGLALLKTHKKQLKKQKDIEKFLSTLNKLNLQMFDADALIKVAFESISLKRSHLEDINDKQNHKVKDVPEPAPIYYRSKITIPSVILNSDDFELIWAWLPPRLSVATPRKLFNSVTDGNNVRLLFESLVEHTCILVVLKSDNGSIFGFYSDSEVQPKFGFGDRNVFLFTLKPHVHVYKPTEKNQLYTSFKEQSISIGHSNLGEIGLFIGADLNGKTGATETFGNPCLNDKDQHTFQTIVLEAFTIEQ